A DNA window from Tenuifilaceae bacterium CYCD contains the following coding sequences:
- the dapA gene encoding 4-hydroxy-tetrahydrodipicolinate synthase, whose protein sequence is MITEKFRGLGVAMVTPFDQDKEIDYDATERLIEHLIVGGTDFLVVLGTTGESATLTDKEKRSLIKFVIKKNDGRLPIMLGIGGNDTDHIIELIDDYDFDGIDAILSVTPYYNKPTQKGLELHFKAIAAQSSLPIVLYNVPGRTGVNMTAETTLKLAHEVPNIIGIKEASGNLNQMSYILRDRPENFLVLSGDDGLTLPQMSMGADGVISVVGNALPKRFSEMVKLAQQHNFAEASKIHLELIEIIDSLFVEGNPGGIKAALSVLGLIENNLRLPLAPISESAYYKLSLLLQNFH, encoded by the coding sequence ATGATTACTGAAAAATTCCGAGGACTAGGAGTAGCTATGGTTACCCCTTTTGATCAGGATAAGGAAATTGATTATGATGCAACAGAGCGTTTAATTGAGCATTTAATTGTAGGCGGTACTGATTTTCTTGTAGTATTGGGAACCACAGGTGAATCGGCAACTCTTACCGATAAGGAAAAACGCTCCCTTATTAAATTTGTTATTAAGAAAAATGATGGTCGTTTGCCAATAATGCTTGGAATTGGCGGAAACGATACTGATCATATAATTGAATTAATTGACGATTACGATTTTGATGGAATCGATGCTATACTATCGGTTACTCCATACTACAATAAGCCTACCCAAAAAGGCCTTGAGTTGCATTTTAAAGCCATTGCAGCCCAAAGTTCATTGCCAATTGTGCTTTACAATGTTCCAGGACGAACTGGTGTTAATATGACTGCCGAAACCACGCTAAAATTAGCTCACGAGGTTCCCAATATTATTGGAATAAAGGAAGCTTCTGGAAATTTAAACCAAATGAGTTACATTTTGAGAGATAGGCCTGAGAATTTTTTGGTTCTATCGGGCGATGATGGCTTGACTCTCCCTCAAATGTCGATGGGTGCCGATGGCGTTATTTCTGTTGTAGGAAATGCATTACCTAAAAGGTTTTCCGAGATGGTTAAGTTGGCCCAACAGCACAACTTTGCAGAAGCCAGTAAAATTCATCTTGAGTTAATTGAAATTATTGATTCTTTGTTTGTGGAAGGCAATCCGGGAGGCATTAAAGCCGCATTGTCAGTTTTAGGTTTGATTGAGAATAACCTAAGATTACCACTTGCCCCCATTAGTGAATCGGCGTACTATAAGTTGTCTTTACTTTTACAAAACTTTCATTAG
- the ligA gene encoding DNA ligase has translation MEHEQAHQQIQALRDELNKHNYLYYVLSKPEISDFDFDKLLKQLADLELEYPEFEDPNSPTKRVGSDISSEFVQVRHRYQMLSLANTYTEGEVLDFEERVVKSLNAKPEYVCELKFDGVAIGLTYRNGQLVQAVTRGDGTVGDDVTANVRTIKSIPLVLHGNNYPDDFEIRGEIIMPRNVFEELNREREENGDTPFANPRNAASGTLKLLNSAIVAKRKLDCFLYYVLGDNLPFDNHYHNLMAAKQWGFKISEHIKLCADSNQVIDYVHHWDGARKKLPFDTDGVVIKINSYQYQNMLGLTAKTPRWAIAFKFKPERVSTTLLSVDFQVGRTGAITPVANLKPVKLAGTVVKRASLHNADQVELLDIRIGDSVFVEKGGEIIPKIVGVDNSQRTLFSVPLVFPEKCPECGTPLIRPDGEARHFCPNQNGCPPQIKGRIEHFISRKALNIDGLGEETVALLYDSKLVNDPSDLYRLTKNQLLGLDRFAEKSADNAIKSIESSKQVPFPKVLYGIGIRYVGETTARKLALHFGSINNITNAKLEELLEVGEVGDRIAQSILDFFKNRQNIEFIERLKDADVRLEILAEEQQAKSDKLKGLSIVISGTFSRISRDDLKELIQQHGGKNVSSVSASTSMLVAGDKIGPAKLEKANKLGVRIVSEDEFFDLING, from the coding sequence ATGGAACACGAGCAGGCTCATCAGCAAATACAAGCTTTAAGAGACGAGTTAAATAAACATAATTATCTTTACTACGTACTCTCCAAGCCCGAGATCAGCGATTTTGATTTTGACAAGTTATTAAAGCAGTTGGCTGATTTAGAACTGGAATACCCTGAGTTTGAAGATCCTAATTCTCCAACCAAAAGGGTTGGAAGCGATATTTCGTCTGAATTTGTGCAGGTAAGACATCGCTACCAAATGCTCTCTTTGGCCAATACTTATACCGAGGGTGAAGTTTTGGATTTTGAGGAGCGTGTTGTTAAATCGTTAAATGCAAAGCCTGAGTATGTTTGCGAGTTAAAGTTCGATGGTGTAGCTATTGGTTTAACCTATCGAAATGGCCAGTTAGTGCAAGCGGTAACGCGTGGCGATGGTACGGTGGGCGATGATGTTACTGCGAATGTTCGCACAATTAAGTCGATTCCACTCGTTCTGCATGGCAATAATTACCCCGATGATTTTGAAATTCGAGGAGAAATTATAATGCCCCGTAATGTTTTTGAAGAGTTGAATAGGGAACGCGAGGAGAATGGCGACACACCTTTTGCAAATCCTCGTAATGCAGCATCAGGAACTTTAAAGTTGTTGAATTCTGCAATAGTTGCTAAGCGGAAGTTAGATTGCTTTTTATACTATGTTTTGGGCGATAATTTACCTTTCGATAACCACTACCACAACTTGATGGCTGCAAAGCAGTGGGGATTTAAGATATCGGAGCATATTAAACTTTGCGCCGATTCAAATCAGGTGATAGACTATGTTCATCATTGGGATGGCGCACGGAAGAAACTTCCGTTCGATACCGATGGTGTGGTAATCAAAATTAATTCCTATCAATATCAAAATATGCTGGGTTTAACGGCCAAAACTCCACGATGGGCTATTGCTTTTAAGTTTAAGCCCGAGCGTGTTTCTACAACACTTTTATCGGTCGATTTTCAGGTTGGCCGTACAGGAGCCATTACTCCTGTAGCAAATCTAAAGCCTGTAAAGTTAGCAGGAACAGTGGTTAAACGCGCATCGCTTCATAATGCCGATCAGGTTGAGTTGCTCGATATTAGGATTGGTGATTCTGTTTTCGTTGAGAAGGGTGGAGAGATAATTCCTAAAATAGTTGGTGTAGATAATTCACAGCGAACATTATTCAGCGTTCCGCTAGTTTTTCCCGAGAAATGCCCCGAATGTGGAACTCCGCTTATTAGACCAGATGGCGAAGCGCGTCATTTCTGCCCCAATCAGAATGGATGCCCGCCCCAAATCAAAGGTAGAATAGAGCATTTCATTAGTCGAAAAGCGTTAAATATAGATGGGCTAGGTGAGGAGACTGTTGCTTTGCTATACGATAGTAAATTGGTTAACGATCCTTCGGATTTGTACAGATTAACCAAAAATCAACTTTTAGGGCTAGATCGGTTTGCCGAAAAATCGGCAGATAATGCCATAAAAAGCATCGAAAGCTCTAAGCAGGTTCCATTCCCAAAGGTTCTTTACGGCATAGGGATACGTTATGTGGGCGAGACAACGGCTCGAAAGTTAGCCTTGCATTTTGGGAGTATTAATAACATTACAAATGCGAAACTGGAGGAACTTTTGGAAGTTGGGGAGGTTGGCGATAGAATTGCTCAGAGCATATTAGATTTTTTTAAAAATCGACAGAATATTGAATTTATCGAAAGACTCAAGGATGCAGACGTTAGACTTGAGATTTTGGCGGAAGAGCAGCAGGCTAAGTCCGATAAGTTAAAAGGACTTTCCATTGTTATTTCGGGAACTTTTTCACGGATATCCCGGGATGATTTGAAGGAGCTGATTCAGCAGCATGGCGGAAAAAATGTAAGTAGCGTTTCAGCATCAACCTCAATGCTTGTGGCTGGAGATAAAATAGGCCCTGCAAAGCTGGAAAAAGCAAACAAGTTAGGAGTTCGGATTGTATCGGAGGATGAGTTTTTTGATCTAATTAACGGTTGA
- a CDS encoding GTP pyrophosphokinase: MNQIQQKDKNLVLNRYRSLLRSIKGVVTKENQQLITDAFKLSAELNSNIKRDSGEPYILHLTDVARICIDEIGLGTSSAIAALLHESVERNQLTKIEIEKRFGAKVSSIVDSFTRISGLDPKDPKTQSEHFRQLIISLSNDPRAILIKLADRLETMRSLSYSDKEIQLKRSWETFHLYAPLAHRLGLYKLKSEMEDLAMKYIHAKEYKQIIKKLKETTATRNKYIKEFIAPFEQELKNRGFECEIKGRTKSVYSIFRKMQNQQVDFEDVHDIFAIRVILNSKLEMEKSDCWQVYSIITDKYTPNTERLRDWISAPKSSGYESLHTTVLGPESKWVEVQIRTSRMDEIAEKGLAAHWKYKGIKQEMGVDDWVARVREMLESTNATPEDRVEKLQLDLQERDIYVFTPKGDIRRLRANSTVLDFAFDIHSDLGAQCTGAIVNGKNVTIKQKLQNGDIIEILTSKKQSPKKDWLSIVITSKAKTRIKQQLRDIENKEILEGKEVLYRRFKNWKIENPDEALLKIQKHLKLKKSTDIFIRVSEGKIDLSVLKSLVTSEDIESTTSKNEVSKVNITKPESAKEQTSTDFLVIDEKLVNIDYKLAKCCNPIFGDDIFGFVTVSEGIKIHRTTCPNANQLHNRWGYRVVKAKWKGSSKAGAFQSTIKITGSDELGMLNRISEVISKDLKVNMRNLAINSKNGLFEGIIQLYVEDTKHLETLLYRLSKIQGVHKAVRVK, from the coding sequence ATGAACCAAATACAGCAAAAAGATAAAAACCTAGTTTTAAATCGTTATAGGTCGTTGCTCCGATCCATTAAAGGGGTAGTAACAAAGGAAAATCAGCAACTAATTACTGATGCATTTAAACTTTCAGCTGAGTTAAACAGTAACATTAAACGCGATTCTGGAGAACCCTACATTTTACATCTGACAGATGTAGCCAGAATTTGCATTGATGAAATCGGACTGGGAACATCTTCGGCTATAGCCGCATTGCTGCACGAATCTGTTGAGCGCAACCAACTTACAAAAATTGAGATAGAAAAACGGTTCGGTGCAAAAGTTTCCAGTATAGTGGATAGCTTCACCCGAATTTCAGGGCTTGATCCTAAAGATCCGAAAACCCAATCGGAACATTTTCGGCAACTAATAATCAGCCTATCGAACGATCCTAGAGCTATTCTAATAAAACTGGCCGATAGGCTGGAGACCATGCGCTCGCTTAGCTATTCGGATAAAGAAATACAGCTAAAACGATCGTGGGAGACATTCCATCTATACGCACCACTGGCCCACCGATTAGGCTTGTACAAACTAAAATCAGAAATGGAAGATCTTGCCATGAAGTATATCCATGCCAAGGAGTACAAGCAAATCATCAAAAAATTAAAAGAAACCACAGCAACCCGCAATAAGTACATCAAGGAGTTTATAGCTCCATTTGAACAAGAATTAAAGAATCGTGGTTTTGAGTGCGAAATTAAAGGTCGAACCAAATCGGTTTATTCCATTTTTAGGAAAATGCAGAATCAACAGGTTGATTTTGAGGATGTGCACGACATTTTTGCCATTCGTGTTATACTAAATTCAAAATTAGAGATGGAAAAGTCCGATTGCTGGCAAGTATACTCAATAATCACCGATAAGTACACGCCCAATACAGAACGGCTAAGAGATTGGATTTCGGCACCCAAAAGTTCAGGCTATGAATCATTGCATACCACAGTACTAGGTCCAGAGAGCAAATGGGTTGAAGTACAAATTCGCACAAGTCGTATGGACGAAATCGCAGAGAAAGGTCTTGCCGCACACTGGAAATATAAAGGTATAAAACAAGAGATGGGCGTTGACGACTGGGTTGCTCGAGTTCGTGAAATGCTTGAATCTACTAATGCTACACCAGAAGATAGGGTAGAAAAACTCCAACTAGATTTACAGGAACGTGATATATACGTATTTACACCAAAGGGCGATATCCGCAGATTAAGAGCAAATTCAACAGTACTCGATTTCGCATTTGATATTCATTCCGATCTTGGGGCGCAGTGTACAGGAGCCATCGTCAATGGAAAAAATGTTACCATAAAGCAAAAATTACAAAATGGTGATATCATCGAGATATTAACCTCGAAGAAGCAAAGTCCCAAAAAGGACTGGCTATCGATTGTAATTACGTCCAAAGCAAAAACCAGAATAAAACAGCAACTCCGCGATATTGAGAATAAGGAAATACTTGAAGGAAAAGAGGTCTTGTATAGAAGATTCAAGAACTGGAAGATTGAGAACCCCGATGAAGCTTTACTGAAAATCCAGAAGCATCTAAAACTCAAGAAATCTACCGATATATTCATTAGAGTTTCCGAAGGTAAAATCGATCTATCTGTTTTAAAAAGCCTTGTAACATCTGAGGATATTGAAAGTACAACTTCCAAAAACGAGGTATCGAAGGTAAATATTACCAAACCAGAATCGGCCAAGGAGCAAACTAGCACCGACTTTCTAGTCATCGACGAGAAACTAGTAAACATTGATTACAAACTAGCCAAGTGCTGTAATCCTATTTTTGGAGATGATATATTTGGCTTTGTAACTGTAAGCGAAGGCATAAAGATACATCGTACAACGTGCCCCAACGCAAATCAACTCCACAATCGATGGGGATATAGAGTTGTAAAAGCCAAATGGAAAGGATCATCCAAAGCAGGAGCATTTCAGTCTACAATAAAAATTACTGGCTCCGATGAATTGGGAATGCTAAACAGAATCTCTGAGGTAATAAGTAAAGATCTAAAAGTAAATATGCGTAACCTTGCTATTAACTCTAAGAACGGATTATTTGAAGGAATAATTCAACTATACGTGGAGGACACAAAGCATCTGGAAACGCTTTTATACAGATTAAGTAAAATACAAGGAGTACATAAAGCGGTTCGGGTTAAGTAA
- a CDS encoding dipeptidyl carboxypeptidase II, producing MIIVLSVVSCNQKKEIGNPLLAEFNTPFQTPPFDKIKHEHYAPAIDSAIAEAKGEVEKIINSTEEPTFENTIAALDASGRRLSMVSNILFNLNGAETDTALQRIVREVSPKLTDFSNDINLNPKLFQRVKHVWNMRDSLSLTAEQRTLLDNSYKGFVRNGANLVDGDKDKFREISKELADLSLQFSENLLAETNEYTLNIKDEKDLAGLPQSLKDAAAYTAKEKGMEGWVITLDYPMYGPFMKYADNRELRKELYMAYGNRCFKGNKYDNQKIAIRIADLRLKLANLLGYSNYATMVLQERMAENPQKVNQFLQQLIDASMPAAKSEVEELKAFAAQQGFNGTLERWDWAYYSEKLKNNKYSYNEEEVKPYFQLEKVIDGVFLLSNKLYGLTYKPNASIPVYHPDVKAYEVYDAAGKFQAILYLDFFPRPGKSGGAWMTSFRSQYKKGNDDVRPFISIVTNFTKPTDKEPSLLTFDEVTTFLHEFGHALHGMLTECTYSSLSGTSVYRDFVELPSQIFENWALEKDYLDLFAVNYKTGEKIPQELVQKIVDSRNFQAGYYSIRQVTFGVLDMAWHSIDKDVNMTVDEFEKMAINQLDILPAVKGTNQSVGFSHIFDGGYAAGYYGYKWAEVLDADAFDVFKQHGIFDKATAQSFRDNILSKGGSEHPMELYKRFRGQEPTIDALLRRSGLKK from the coding sequence ATGATTATTGTACTATCAGTAGTGTCGTGCAATCAGAAAAAGGAGATTGGCAACCCATTGTTGGCGGAGTTCAATACACCATTTCAAACTCCTCCGTTCGATAAAATTAAGCATGAGCACTATGCGCCAGCAATTGATTCTGCAATTGCTGAGGCAAAAGGTGAAGTGGAAAAAATTATTAATAGCACCGAAGAACCGACCTTCGAGAATACTATTGCAGCCCTTGACGCAAGTGGTCGTAGGTTAAGTATGGTTTCTAACATTCTATTCAATCTAAATGGAGCAGAAACCGATACCGCGTTACAAAGAATAGTGCGTGAGGTTTCACCGAAGTTAACCGATTTTAGTAACGATATCAATTTGAATCCAAAGTTATTCCAGAGGGTTAAACATGTTTGGAATATGCGCGATTCATTGAGTTTAACTGCAGAACAGAGAACATTACTTGATAACTCTTATAAGGGTTTTGTTCGGAATGGAGCAAATTTAGTTGATGGCGATAAGGATAAATTCCGTGAGATTAGTAAGGAACTGGCGGATCTAAGTTTGCAGTTTAGCGAGAATTTGCTTGCCGAGACAAACGAGTACACTTTAAATATAAAGGATGAAAAAGATTTAGCAGGACTACCCCAAAGTTTAAAAGATGCAGCTGCATATACCGCTAAGGAAAAGGGTATGGAAGGATGGGTTATTACTCTAGACTACCCTATGTATGGCCCATTCATGAAATATGCTGATAATAGAGAGTTGCGTAAGGAACTGTATATGGCTTATGGCAATCGATGCTTTAAGGGGAATAAGTATGACAACCAGAAAATTGCTATTCGAATTGCCGACTTAAGATTAAAATTGGCAAATCTTCTTGGCTATTCTAATTATGCCACCATGGTATTGCAGGAGCGCATGGCCGAGAACCCTCAAAAGGTTAATCAATTTTTACAGCAATTAATAGATGCATCTATGCCTGCGGCTAAAAGCGAGGTTGAAGAATTAAAGGCTTTTGCAGCACAGCAAGGTTTTAACGGCACTCTCGAACGTTGGGATTGGGCATATTATTCCGAGAAGTTAAAAAACAACAAGTATAGTTACAACGAGGAAGAGGTTAAACCGTATTTCCAGCTCGAAAAAGTTATTGATGGAGTATTCTTGCTATCGAACAAACTTTACGGCTTAACTTATAAACCTAATGCATCCATTCCAGTTTACCATCCCGATGTTAAAGCTTACGAGGTTTACGATGCTGCAGGAAAATTTCAGGCAATTTTATACCTTGACTTTTTCCCACGTCCAGGGAAAAGTGGTGGTGCTTGGATGACATCATTCCGCTCCCAGTACAAGAAAGGAAATGACGATGTTCGTCCGTTTATTTCAATTGTAACCAACTTTACAAAGCCTACCGATAAAGAACCCTCCTTATTAACTTTTGATGAGGTTACTACATTTCTTCATGAGTTTGGTCATGCATTACACGGTATGCTAACCGAGTGTACCTATTCTTCGTTGAGTGGAACTAGTGTTTACCGCGATTTTGTTGAGTTACCTTCACAGATTTTTGAAAACTGGGCTTTAGAGAAAGACTATCTAGATTTGTTTGCTGTAAACTATAAGACAGGTGAGAAAATCCCTCAGGAATTGGTACAAAAGATAGTTGATAGTAGAAATTTCCAAGCTGGTTATTACTCAATTAGGCAAGTTACCTTTGGTGTTCTCGATATGGCTTGGCATAGTATCGATAAAGATGTAAATATGACGGTTGATGAGTTCGAAAAAATGGCAATTAATCAGTTAGATATTCTACCTGCAGTGAAAGGAACAAACCAAAGTGTAGGCTTTAGTCACATTTTTGATGGGGGCTATGCTGCTGGCTATTACGGATATAAATGGGCTGAAGTTTTGGATGCTGATGCTTTTGACGTATTTAAACAGCATGGCATTTTCGATAAGGCAACCGCGCAATCGTTCCGCGATAACATTCTATCTAAAGGCGGAAGCGAGCATCCTATGGAGTTGTACAAGAGATTCCGTGGACAAGAACCAACTATAGATGCTTTGTTGAGGAGGAGCGGATTGAAAAAGTAG
- a CDS encoding aminopeptidase N: protein MAIAKFKVLIFISCAIILATGCSKSPEFGVSRELATERKNNLSNIEYAIYLSVPSSKSDSVPGRVEMNFELKERQRVIVDYRLSDSSLLSITINSRVFSTKPENGHIVIPARFLCQGANKVDIDFYAGKASLNRKDDFMYSLLVPDRASTVFPCFDQPDLKACFDLTIEVPKTWIAVTNSATANSMETDTSKIFMFDKTKPISTYLFAFAAGKFDTLSRTENGRKIILYHRESDSKKVERNLDAIFSSHFHALNWLENYTGIVYPFEKLDIVLIPDFQYSGMEHPGAIFYRDSKLFLDENPSENQRLNQANLIAHEVSHQWFGNLVTMCWFNDVWMKEVFAGLMADKIVNPQFPQINHQLAFLLSHYPKAYSVDRTKGSNPIQQNLDNLLLAGTLYGDIIYHKAPIAMMQLEQTIGPDLFQQGIQNYLNTYKMGNANWDQLIGILDTLTPLDLKSWSKSWIEQAEMPTITATQINHKNEGHHVELRQKTKNLFIPMVYNISLYNEKKTKIELKVDQNKPLVEVFENPDVEFTTSSLQPNSDGLGYGLFIPDSTSLIMLFNTSNYIENAVSRASNLVSMHELFLSRMLKCEPYFKFLLASLTREKEPQTRNYILGNIEMLWWQFMSENERLNQSQSLEFTLYKLFNSKKISADERKPIFQTYSKVAISNESVESLVDYWSGKNKIDEITLSEQDFTNLAYEIAVRGVHESDSILDIQQQRIANPDRLAKFRFIKRAVSSDEAVRDDFFHSLFNAENRRPEPWVSEALKYFNHPLRSSYSIHYLTASLDLLPEIQQTGDIFFPKIWLDAILWGHQSPQSAKIVLDWLNIHPDVSDNLKNKLKQSADLLFRASDIH, encoded by the coding sequence ATGGCAATTGCTAAATTTAAAGTTCTGATTTTCATTTCGTGTGCAATAATTCTCGCAACGGGCTGCAGTAAATCTCCTGAATTTGGAGTATCGAGGGAACTTGCCACCGAACGTAAGAATAACCTCTCCAATATTGAGTATGCAATATACCTGTCCGTGCCTTCATCCAAAAGCGATTCAGTTCCCGGAAGAGTCGAAATGAACTTTGAGCTAAAGGAACGGCAACGAGTTATTGTTGATTATAGACTAAGTGACTCAAGCCTACTATCTATAACTATAAATAGCAGAGTTTTTTCCACTAAACCAGAGAATGGACACATCGTAATACCGGCAAGATTTTTATGCCAAGGTGCGAATAAAGTTGACATTGACTTTTATGCAGGCAAGGCATCGCTGAATCGAAAAGATGATTTTATGTACAGTTTACTCGTCCCAGATAGAGCCTCAACAGTATTTCCATGCTTCGATCAGCCCGATCTAAAAGCATGCTTCGATCTCACCATCGAAGTGCCCAAAACATGGATTGCTGTAACTAACTCTGCAACGGCTAACTCAATGGAAACCGATACCTCCAAAATTTTCATGTTCGATAAAACTAAACCAATCAGCACATACCTATTTGCTTTTGCTGCAGGAAAATTCGACACTTTAAGCAGAACTGAAAACGGAAGAAAAATAATTCTATACCATCGCGAAAGTGATTCTAAAAAAGTTGAGCGTAACCTTGATGCAATCTTCTCAAGCCATTTTCACGCTTTAAACTGGCTCGAGAACTATACAGGAATTGTTTATCCTTTCGAAAAATTAGATATAGTGCTAATCCCCGATTTCCAGTACAGTGGAATGGAACATCCTGGTGCAATTTTCTACCGCGATTCAAAGTTATTCCTTGATGAAAATCCATCGGAAAACCAAAGGCTGAACCAGGCAAACCTAATTGCTCACGAAGTTTCGCATCAGTGGTTTGGGAATTTAGTGACTATGTGCTGGTTCAACGATGTGTGGATGAAGGAAGTTTTCGCAGGCTTAATGGCCGACAAAATAGTCAACCCGCAATTTCCTCAAATCAACCACCAGCTAGCATTTCTTTTATCGCATTACCCAAAAGCCTACTCTGTTGATAGAACAAAAGGTAGCAATCCAATTCAGCAAAATCTTGATAATTTACTTCTAGCAGGAACACTTTATGGCGATATTATATACCACAAAGCCCCCATCGCCATGATGCAACTAGAGCAAACCATTGGGCCTGATTTATTCCAACAGGGCATACAGAATTATCTGAATACATACAAAATGGGCAATGCCAACTGGGATCAATTAATTGGGATATTGGACACATTAACTCCCCTTGACTTAAAATCTTGGAGTAAATCGTGGATAGAGCAAGCCGAGATGCCAACCATCACTGCAACCCAAATTAACCATAAAAACGAAGGGCATCATGTTGAACTCCGTCAAAAAACAAAAAATCTTTTTATTCCAATGGTCTACAACATTTCACTTTACAATGAAAAGAAAACCAAAATCGAACTAAAAGTTGACCAGAACAAGCCACTGGTAGAAGTTTTTGAGAATCCTGACGTTGAATTTACCACTAGTTCCTTACAACCTAATTCTGATGGACTTGGTTATGGTTTATTTATCCCGGATTCCACATCATTAATCATGCTATTCAACACCAGTAATTATATCGAAAACGCTGTGTCAAGGGCTTCAAATTTAGTCTCCATGCATGAACTATTTCTGAGCAGAATGTTAAAGTGTGAGCCCTACTTCAAATTTCTACTGGCATCCTTAACTAGGGAAAAAGAGCCCCAAACTCGAAACTATATACTTGGAAATATAGAGATGCTCTGGTGGCAATTCATGAGTGAAAACGAAAGGCTTAATCAATCGCAATCGCTGGAATTTACGCTATACAAACTCTTCAATTCAAAAAAGATTTCGGCCGATGAACGTAAACCCATTTTTCAAACCTACAGCAAGGTGGCAATAAGCAACGAATCCGTTGAGAGTTTGGTTGATTACTGGAGTGGCAAGAACAAGATTGATGAAATTACCCTGAGTGAACAGGATTTCACCAATTTGGCCTACGAAATTGCCGTTAGGGGAGTTCACGAATCGGACAGCATTCTTGATATCCAGCAACAGCGAATAGCAAATCCCGACAGGCTAGCAAAATTCCGATTTATTAAACGGGCTGTAAGTAGCGATGAAGCTGTCCGCGATGATTTTTTCCACAGCTTATTCAATGCAGAAAATAGGCGACCCGAACCTTGGGTTTCGGAAGCGCTGAAGTATTTCAACCATCCTTTACGCTCATCCTATTCAATTCATTATCTTACCGCATCGCTCGATTTATTACCCGAAATACAGCAAACTGGCGATATATTCTTCCCCAAAATTTGGCTCGATGCTATTTTGTGGGGACATCAAAGCCCTCAGTCTGCAAAAATTGTATTAGATTGGTTAAATATCCATCCGGATGTATCGGACAATTTAAAGAATAAACTAAAACAATCTGCTGATTTACTATTTAGAGCAAGCGATATACATTAA